Proteins encoded within one genomic window of Sphingomonas sp. NBWT7:
- the nuoH gene encoding NADH-quinone oxidoreductase subunit NuoH: MTQFFNATLGLPYGWAWFLATLIGILVIALPLMLAVAMIIYADRKIWAAMALRRGPNVVGPFGLLQSFADGLKVFLQETIVPTAANRGLFLLAPIITFTVALIVWAVVPFDVGVVLADINVGLLYILAASSLGVYGIILAGWSSNSKYPFFSAIRAAAQMVSYEVAIGFVLISVIMWAGTFNLTGIVEAQRSVLGTPINGFFLNPLLFPMAVMFFISSLAETQRAPFDLTEAESELVAGYQTEYSSMSFALYWLGEYANVLLMCTLNATLFWGGYLPPLDWAPLYWVPGIIWLFAKILFFFFLFSWVKATVPRYRYDQLMRLGWKVFLPVSLFWVFLVSGVLMLNRVGI, from the coding sequence ATGACGCAGTTCTTCAACGCGACGCTCGGGCTGCCCTACGGCTGGGCCTGGTTTCTCGCCACGCTGATTGGCATTCTCGTCATCGCGCTGCCGCTGATGCTGGCGGTGGCTATGATTATCTATGCCGACCGCAAGATCTGGGCGGCGATGGCGCTGCGCCGCGGCCCCAACGTCGTCGGCCCGTTCGGACTGCTGCAGTCGTTTGCCGACGGGCTGAAGGTGTTCCTGCAGGAAACGATCGTTCCGACGGCGGCGAACCGCGGGCTGTTCCTGCTCGCGCCGATCATCACCTTCACCGTCGCACTGATCGTGTGGGCGGTGGTGCCGTTCGATGTCGGCGTCGTGCTGGCGGACATCAACGTTGGCCTGCTCTACATTCTCGCCGCCTCGTCGCTCGGCGTCTACGGCATCATCCTCGCCGGCTGGTCGTCGAACTCCAAATATCCGTTCTTCTCGGCGATCCGCGCCGCGGCGCAGATGGTCAGCTACGAAGTCGCGATTGGCTTCGTGCTCATCTCGGTGATCATGTGGGCAGGCACGTTCAACCTGACGGGAATCGTCGAGGCGCAGCGCAGCGTGCTGGGGACGCCGATCAACGGCTTCTTCCTTAACCCGCTGCTGTTCCCGATGGCGGTGATGTTCTTCATCTCCTCGCTTGCCGAGACGCAGCGCGCGCCGTTCGATCTGACCGAGGCGGAATCGGAGCTCGTCGCGGGGTATCAGACCGAATATTCGTCGATGAGCTTCGCGCTCTACTGGCTGGGCGAATATGCCAACGTGCTGCTGATGTGCACGCTCAATGCGACGCTGTTCTGGGGTGGCTACCTACCGCCGCTCGACTGGGCGCCGCTCTACTGGGTGCCGGGGATCATCTGGCTGTTCGCCAAGATCCTGTTCTTCTTTTTCCTGTTCAGCTGGGTGAAGGCGACGGTGCCGCGCTATCGCTACGATCAGTTGATGCGGCTGGGCTGGAAGGTGTTCCTGCCGGTGTCACTGTTCTGGGTGTTCCTCGTGTCCGGCGTGCTGATGCTGAACCGGGTTGGGATCTGA
- the nuoI gene encoding NADH-quinone oxidoreductase subunit NuoI has protein sequence MGIASTIKAFTLWEFVKAHALTLKYFFKPKATINYPFERNPLSPRFRGEHALRRYPNGEERCIACKLCEAVCPALAITIEAEPRDDGSRRTTRYDIDMTKCIFCGLCQEACPVDAIVEGPNLDYSTETREELIYDKAKLLDNGDRWERTLAANIAADAAYR, from the coding sequence ATGGGTATCGCTTCGACGATCAAGGCCTTCACCCTCTGGGAGTTCGTGAAGGCGCACGCGTTGACCTTGAAGTATTTCTTCAAGCCCAAGGCAACGATCAACTATCCGTTCGAGCGTAATCCGCTCTCGCCACGGTTCCGTGGCGAGCACGCGCTGCGCCGCTATCCCAACGGCGAGGAACGCTGCATCGCGTGTAAGCTGTGCGAGGCGGTGTGCCCGGCGCTGGCGATCACGATCGAGGCCGAGCCGCGCGACGACGGCAGCCGCCGCACGACGCGCTACGACATCGACATGACGAAGTGCATCTTCTGCGGCCTGTGCCAGGAAGCCTGCCCGGTTGATGCGATCGTCGAGGGGCCGAACCTCGATTATTCGACCGAGACGCGCGAGGAGTTGATCTACGACAAGGCGAAGCTGCTCGATAACGGCGACCGCTGGGAGCGGACGCTCGCAGCGAACATTGCCGCCGACGCGGCATATCGGTAG
- a CDS encoding NADH-quinone oxidoreductase subunit J, giving the protein MIQAIAFYLFAVVVLVSGAMTIGSRNPVHSVLWLILAFFNAAGLMVLVGAEFIAMLLVIVYVGAVAVLFLFVVMMLDIDFAELRAGFVRYFGLGLVLAVALVCEILIGVGAWSAGGVDLARRAAPTDATLPNIQAIGNLLYTRYLFVFEGAGLVLLVAMIGAIVLTHRQRHGVRPQNIAAQIARRPQDATRNMRPEIGQGVQL; this is encoded by the coding sequence ATGATCCAGGCCATCGCCTTCTATCTCTTCGCCGTCGTCGTGCTCGTGTCGGGCGCGATGACGATCGGCTCGCGCAACCCGGTGCACAGCGTGCTGTGGCTGATCCTGGCGTTCTTCAACGCCGCCGGGCTGATGGTGCTCGTGGGGGCTGAGTTCATCGCGATGCTGCTTGTCATCGTCTATGTCGGGGCGGTGGCGGTGCTGTTTCTCTTCGTCGTCATGATGCTCGATATCGACTTCGCCGAGCTACGCGCTGGTTTCGTTCGCTATTTCGGGCTTGGCCTGGTGCTCGCGGTAGCGCTGGTGTGCGAGATCCTGATCGGCGTGGGCGCGTGGAGCGCGGGCGGGGTCGATCTCGCGCGGCGCGCGGCGCCGACCGATGCGACGCTGCCCAACATCCAGGCGATCGGTAACCTCCTCTACACGCGCTATCTGTTCGTGTTCGAGGGTGCGGGGCTTGTGCTGCTCGTCGCGATGATTGGCGCGATCGTGCTGACGCACCGCCAGCGCCACGGCGTGCGCCCGCAGAACATCGCCGCGCAGATCGCGCGCCGCCCGCAGGATGCGACGCGCAACATGCGGCCGGAGATCGGGCAGGGGGTGCAGCTGTGA
- the nuoK gene encoding NADH-quinone oxidoreductase subunit NuoK: protein MGVLGIFLNRKNIIVILMAIELILLAVNINLVAFSAALNDLVGQVFAMFVLTVAAGEAAIGLAILVIFFRGRGSISVDDPSRMKG, encoded by the coding sequence ATGGGCGTGCTGGGGATCTTCCTGAACCGAAAGAACATCATCGTCATCCTGATGGCGATCGAGCTGATCCTGCTCGCGGTGAACATCAATCTCGTCGCCTTCTCCGCGGCGCTGAACGATCTCGTCGGGCAGGTCTTCGCGATGTTCGTTCTGACCGTCGCTGCCGGCGAGGCAGCGATCGGGCTCGCCATTCTCGTCATCTTCTTCCGCGGTCGGGGCTCGATCTCGGTCGACGATCCCAGCCGGATGAAGGGCTGA
- the nuoL gene encoding NADH-quinone oxidoreductase subunit L, protein MTSILFIVFLPLLAAAIAGLGNRAIGNVAAKGVTTAALFIACALSWPIFIGFMTGSLSATVTPVLHFITSGSFDVSWALRVDALTSVMLVVITSVSALVHLYSWGYMEEDPDQPRFFAYLSLFTFAMLMLVTADNLIQMFFGWEGVGLASYLLIGFWFKKPSASAAAIKAFVVNRVGDLGFMLGIFGTYLVFDTVSIPAILEAAPGMAGSTIGFLGYRFDTMTVLCLLLFVGAMGKSAQLGLHTWLPDAMEGPTPVSALIHAATMVTAGVFMVCRLSPMFETSQTALHVVTAIGAATCIFAATIGTTQTDIKRVIAYSTCSQLGYMFFAAGVGAYGAAMFHLFTHAFFKALLFLGAGSVIHAMHHEQDMRFYGGLRRHIPITFWAMLLGTLAITGVGIYGVGGFAGYHSKDAILEVAWASGRGQGAFWVGTIAALLTSFYSWRLMFLTFWGAPRWAGSEHIQHAVHDAHGHGHDAHGHGTHGHDDPAAEDAGHAPHAHGRDAETVPTGTAGYHPHESPVTMLVPLVVLSLGAVFAGYVCNGWFIEPEAGERFWRGSLAFNEHLMHEMHAVPLLVKLAATIVMLIGLFGAWMAYIRRTDWPRRFTTTFDALYDFIAHKWYFDELYNLLFVRPAFAIGRLLWHKGDEGTIDRFGPNGAAWVTQVTSRVAGRVQTGYVYTYAFVMLIGLTAAATWVIAG, encoded by the coding sequence GTGACCTCGATCCTCTTCATCGTCTTCCTGCCGCTGCTCGCGGCGGCGATCGCCGGGCTCGGCAATCGTGCGATCGGCAACGTCGCTGCGAAGGGCGTGACGACCGCCGCGTTGTTCATCGCCTGCGCGCTGTCGTGGCCGATCTTCATCGGCTTCATGACGGGCAGCCTCTCTGCCACCGTCACGCCGGTGCTCCACTTCATCACCTCGGGCAGCTTCGACGTGTCGTGGGCGCTGCGCGTCGATGCGCTGACCAGCGTCATGCTGGTCGTCATCACCAGCGTCTCCGCACTCGTCCACCTCTACAGCTGGGGTTATATGGAGGAGGATCCGGATCAGCCGCGATTCTTCGCCTATCTGTCGCTGTTCACCTTCGCGATGCTGATGCTGGTGACGGCGGACAACCTCATTCAGATGTTCTTCGGCTGGGAAGGCGTCGGGCTCGCGAGCTACCTGCTGATCGGTTTCTGGTTCAAGAAGCCGAGCGCCAGCGCCGCGGCGATCAAGGCGTTCGTCGTCAATCGCGTCGGTGATCTGGGCTTCATGCTCGGCATCTTCGGCACCTATCTCGTGTTCGACACGGTCTCGATCCCCGCAATCCTCGAGGCCGCGCCCGGCATGGCGGGATCGACGATCGGCTTCCTCGGCTACCGCTTCGATACGATGACGGTGCTCTGCCTGCTGCTGTTCGTCGGGGCCATGGGCAAGTCGGCACAGCTCGGCCTGCACACCTGGCTGCCCGACGCGATGGAAGGCCCGACCCCGGTGTCGGCGCTGATCCACGCCGCGACGATGGTCACCGCGGGCGTGTTCATGGTCTGCCGCCTGTCGCCGATGTTCGAAACGTCGCAGACGGCGCTCCACGTCGTCACCGCGATCGGTGCCGCGACGTGCATCTTCGCCGCGACGATCGGCACGACGCAGACCGACATCAAGCGCGTGATCGCCTATTCGACGTGCTCGCAGCTCGGCTATATGTTCTTCGCCGCGGGCGTCGGCGCCTATGGCGCGGCGATGTTCCACCTGTTCACGCACGCTTTCTTCAAGGCGCTCCTGTTCCTTGGTGCGGGCTCGGTGATCCATGCCATGCATCACGAGCAGGACATGCGCTTCTACGGCGGCCTGCGCCGGCACATCCCGATCACCTTCTGGGCGATGCTGCTCGGCACGCTGGCGATCACCGGCGTCGGCATCTACGGCGTCGGCGGTTTCGCCGGCTACCATTCGAAGGACGCGATCCTCGAGGTCGCCTGGGCGTCGGGCCGCGGGCAGGGCGCGTTCTGGGTCGGCACGATCGCCGCACTGCTGACGAGCTTCTATTCTTGGCGGCTGATGTTCCTCACCTTCTGGGGCGCACCGCGCTGGGCCGGGTCCGAGCATATCCAGCACGCCGTCCACGATGCGCATGGTCACGGCCATGATGCGCACGGCCACGGGACGCACGGGCATGACGATCCCGCCGCAGAAGACGCAGGCCACGCGCCGCATGCACATGGCCGCGACGCCGAGACCGTGCCGACGGGCACCGCGGGCTATCATCCGCACGAGAGCCCAGTGACGATGCTGGTGCCGCTCGTCGTGCTTTCGCTCGGCGCGGTGTTCGCCGGCTATGTCTGTAATGGCTGGTTCATCGAGCCCGAGGCAGGCGAGCGGTTCTGGCGCGGCAGCCTAGCGTTCAACGAACATCTGATGCACGAAATGCACGCCGTGCCGCTGCTGGTGAAGCTCGCCGCGACGATCGTCATGCTGATCGGTCTGTTCGGCGCGTGGATGGCGTACATTCGTCGTACAGATTGGCCACGGCGCTTCACGACGACGTTCGACGCGCTGTACGATTTCATCGCGCACAAATGGTATTTCGACGAGCTCTACAATCTGCTCTTCGTCCGGCCGGCGTTCGCGATCGGCCGCCTGTTGTGGCACAAGGGCGACGAGGGCACGATCGACCGCTTCGGCCCGAACGGCGCGGCTTGGGTGACGCAGGTGACCAGCCGGGTCGCCGGCCGGGTGCAGACGGGCTATGTCTACACCTACGCTTTCGTCATGCTGATCGGGCTTACCGCCGCGGCGACGTGGGTGATCGCAGGATGA
- a CDS encoding NADH-quinone oxidoreductase subunit M, translating into MTGFPILSLMLAIPALAAIACLFLSAQSARWLALAATLADLALGVILWLSFDVGGAQWQFVEYAPLFGRFAWALGIDGYALLLIALSVFLMPICIGASWDAIEKRVPEYMAAFLLSEVLMIGTFAAQDVFLFYIFFEAGLIPMFLIIGIWGGANRIYASYKFFLYTLLGSLLMFIAMLYMSITADTTSIPALMAYDFPPDVQTWLWLAFFASFAVKMPMWPVHTWLPDAHVQAPTAGSVILAGVLLKLGGYGFLRFSIPMFPEASSQLVWLVFGLSAVAVIYTSLVALVQSDMKKLIAYSSVAHMAIVTIGLFAFNAQGIEGAMMVMLGHGLVSGALFLCVGVIYDRLHTREIARYGGLASNMPRYAVFFLLFTMASIGLPGTSNFVGELLALMGTYKVSTTIALLCTTGIILGAAYMLYLYRRVVFGEIKSEEVRAMSDLSRRELWLLAPIAAVVLWMGVYPESFLAPMRADTARLLARIERAQPAGDSQPTPGTGIVPAAHAEGAAHATAPGKAH; encoded by the coding sequence GTGACCGGTTTTCCCATCCTATCGCTGATGCTTGCGATCCCGGCGCTCGCCGCGATCGCCTGCCTCTTCCTGTCGGCACAGAGCGCGCGCTGGCTCGCGCTGGCGGCGACGCTCGCCGATCTGGCGCTCGGCGTCATCCTGTGGCTCAGCTTCGACGTCGGCGGGGCGCAGTGGCAGTTCGTCGAATACGCGCCGCTGTTCGGCCGCTTCGCCTGGGCGCTGGGGATCGATGGCTATGCGCTGCTGCTGATCGCGCTCAGCGTGTTCCTGATGCCGATCTGCATCGGCGCATCGTGGGACGCGATCGAGAAGCGCGTTCCCGAATATATGGCAGCGTTCCTGCTGTCCGAAGTGCTGATGATCGGCACGTTCGCGGCGCAGGATGTCTTTCTGTTCTACATCTTCTTCGAAGCCGGTCTGATCCCGATGTTCCTGATTATCGGTATCTGGGGCGGCGCGAACCGCATCTATGCGTCGTACAAGTTCTTCCTGTACACGCTGCTCGGCTCGCTGCTGATGTTCATCGCGATGCTCTACATGAGCATCACTGCGGACACGACGTCGATCCCGGCGCTGATGGCGTATGATTTCCCGCCAGACGTGCAGACCTGGCTGTGGCTCGCGTTCTTCGCCTCCTTCGCGGTGAAGATGCCGATGTGGCCGGTCCACACTTGGCTGCCCGATGCGCACGTTCAGGCGCCGACTGCGGGATCGGTGATCCTCGCGGGCGTGCTGTTGAAGCTCGGTGGCTACGGTTTTCTGCGCTTCAGCATTCCGATGTTCCCGGAGGCGTCGTCGCAGCTCGTCTGGCTCGTCTTCGGGCTCAGCGCCGTGGCGGTGATCTACACCAGCCTCGTCGCGCTGGTGCAGTCCGACATGAAGAAGCTGATCGCCTATTCGTCGGTCGCGCACATGGCGATCGTGACGATCGGCTTGTTCGCGTTCAACGCGCAGGGGATCGAGGGCGCGATGATGGTGATGCTCGGCCACGGGCTTGTCTCTGGCGCGCTGTTCCTATGCGTCGGCGTGATCTACGATCGCCTGCACACCCGCGAGATCGCGCGCTACGGCGGGCTTGCCAGCAACATGCCGCGTTACGCCGTCTTCTTCCTGCTCTTCACGATGGCGTCGATCGGTCTGCCGGGGACGAGCAACTTCGTCGGCGAGCTGCTGGCGCTGATGGGCACCTACAAGGTGTCGACGACGATTGCGCTGCTGTGCACCACCGGCATCATCCTCGGCGCGGCCTACATGCTCTATCTCTACCGCCGCGTGGTGTTTGGGGAGATCAAGTCGGAAGAGGTCCGCGCGATGTCCGATCTGTCGCGTCGCGAGCTCTGGCTGCTCGCGCCGATCGCAGCCGTCGTGCTGTGGATGGGCGTCTATCCCGAGAGCTTCCTCGCGCCGATGCGCGCTGACACCGCGCGGCTGCTCGCGCGTATCGAGCGTGCGCAGCCCGCCGGTGACTCGCAGCCGACGCCCGGCACCGGCATCGTTCCCGCAGCGCATGCAGAAGGCGCCGCGCACGCCACCGCCCCCGGAAAGGCGCACTGA
- the nuoN gene encoding NADH-quinone oxidoreductase subunit NuoN, whose protein sequence is MDYASQVAMTLPEVVLALGALALMMVSAWAPATATRAISWTAVAVLGGACLALIGPATSGAAAFDGMYRADAFAGFGKVLIYIASAIAIVLAPSFFERTAGDDLRPEYPVLILLSAIGMGIMVSAGDLLTLYIGLELQSLAAYVLASFMRQDARSAEAGLKYFVLGALASGILLYGISLVYGFTGSTMFGEIAGAYGAATLTGEAKSIGLMFGLVFVFAGIAFKISAVPFHMWTPDVYEGAPTPVTAFFASAPKVAAMGLAARVAIEAMGPASDQWRQIVIFAALASIILGAVAAIGQSNIKRLLAYSSINNVGFALIGLAAATPEGVASVLTYMAIYITTTLGAFLVVLQMRDEAGQPIESIASLSGLSRSRPGLAAALAIFMFSLAGIPPLFGFWAKFAVFDAAVRAGLFPLAVVGIAASTIGAYYYLRVVKTMYFDEPSAAFGAGDRLEGGLIAVAAVAVSPLGYLAIPVLGGWTMAAAQALF, encoded by the coding sequence ATGGACTACGCATCGCAGGTCGCGATGACCCTTCCCGAAGTCGTGCTGGCGCTCGGCGCGTTGGCGCTGATGATGGTGTCCGCCTGGGCGCCTGCCACGGCGACGCGCGCCATCTCGTGGACCGCGGTGGCGGTACTCGGCGGCGCGTGCCTCGCACTGATCGGGCCCGCGACGAGCGGCGCCGCCGCGTTCGACGGCATGTACCGCGCGGATGCCTTCGCGGGCTTCGGCAAGGTGCTGATCTACATCGCCTCGGCGATCGCCATCGTCCTCGCACCGAGCTTCTTCGAACGTACGGCGGGTGACGATCTGCGGCCCGAATATCCTGTGCTGATCCTGCTGTCGGCGATCGGCATGGGGATCATGGTCTCCGCCGGCGATCTGCTGACGCTCTATATTGGCCTCGAGCTGCAGAGCCTCGCGGCGTACGTCCTCGCCAGCTTCATGCGGCAGGACGCGCGTTCGGCGGAGGCGGGGCTCAAGTATTTCGTGCTCGGCGCGCTCGCCAGCGGCATCCTCCTCTACGGCATCAGCCTCGTCTACGGCTTCACCGGTTCGACGATGTTCGGCGAGATCGCCGGCGCGTACGGCGCGGCGACGCTGACGGGCGAGGCGAAGTCGATTGGCCTCATGTTCGGGCTCGTCTTCGTCTTTGCCGGTATCGCCTTCAAGATCAGCGCAGTGCCGTTCCACATGTGGACGCCTGACGTCTACGAAGGCGCGCCGACGCCGGTGACGGCGTTCTTCGCTTCCGCGCCGAAGGTGGCGGCGATGGGGCTTGCCGCACGCGTCGCGATCGAGGCGATGGGCCCGGCATCGGACCAGTGGCGCCAGATCGTCATTTTTGCTGCGCTGGCATCGATCATCCTCGGCGCGGTTGCCGCGATCGGTCAGAGCAACATCAAGCGCCTGCTCGCCTATTCGTCGATCAACAACGTCGGCTTCGCGCTGATCGGTCTCGCGGCTGCAACGCCCGAGGGCGTCGCGTCGGTGCTCACCTACATGGCGATCTACATCACGACGACGCTCGGCGCGTTCCTCGTCGTGCTGCAGATGCGCGACGAAGCGGGGCAGCCGATCGAGTCGATCGCGTCGCTGTCGGGCCTGTCGCGCAGCCGGCCCGGCCTTGCCGCGGCACTGGCGATCTTCATGTTCAGCCTTGCCGGCATCCCGCCGCTGTTCGGCTTCTGGGCGAAGTTCGCGGTGTTCGATGCCGCCGTGCGCGCGGGGCTGTTCCCGCTCGCCGTCGTCGGCATCGCGGCAAGCACGATCGGCGCCTATTACTATCTGCGCGTCGTCAAGACGATGTACTTCGACGAGCCGTCTGCGGCGTTCGGCGCGGGTGATCGGCTTGAAGGCGGGCTGATCGCGGTTGCCGCGGTTGCGGTGTCGCCGCTCGGCTATCTCGCCATCCCGGTGCTCGGCGGCTGGACGATGGCGGCGGCGCAGGCGCTGTTCTGA
- a CDS encoding biotin--[acetyl-CoA-carboxylase] ligase has translation MALASDGAPEGSWLRAERQTAGRGRQGRTWASPNGNLYASTLVRIAPTDPPAASLALVSAVALADTIATLGCPAVTIKWPNDLLLDGAKLAGILLERSGGAVIAGFGVNLATHPTIKGRKTASLAGRLWIHSAAELFDHLVSDFARWLGMWRRDGLAPVIARWAGQAHPIGTPLVANLSDGSSVAGTFDGLASDGALRLRLADGAVRVIHAADVFVV, from the coding sequence TTGGCGCTCGCCTCCGATGGCGCCCCCGAGGGCAGCTGGCTGCGCGCCGAGCGGCAGACGGCAGGACGCGGGCGCCAGGGCCGCACTTGGGCGTCGCCGAACGGCAACCTCTACGCCAGCACGCTGGTTCGCATCGCGCCAACCGATCCGCCCGCAGCGTCGCTCGCGCTCGTCTCCGCGGTCGCGCTTGCCGATACGATCGCGACACTCGGTTGCCCCGCGGTGACGATCAAATGGCCCAACGATCTGCTGCTCGACGGCGCGAAGCTTGCTGGCATCCTGCTGGAGCGCAGCGGCGGCGCGGTCATCGCCGGCTTCGGCGTCAACCTCGCGACGCACCCCACGATCAAGGGGCGCAAGACAGCAAGTCTTGCCGGTCGCCTGTGGATCCACTCCGCAGCCGAGCTCTTCGATCACCTGGTAAGCGATTTCGCGCGCTGGCTCGGCATGTGGCGCCGCGACGGGCTCGCGCCGGTCATCGCACGGTGGGCGGGGCAAGCGCACCCGATTGGCACGCCGCTCGTCGCCAATCTGTCGGACGGCTCGTCTGTTGCCGGCACGTTCGACGGCCTCGCTAGCGACGGGGCGCTGCGGCTGCGCTTGGCGGATGGCGCGGTCCGTGTCATCCACGCCGCCGACGTGTTCGTGGTTTAG
- a CDS encoding type III pantothenate kinase — MLLAVDAGNTNIVFALVDGREIKTRWRIATDPRRTADEYAVWLSQLLALEGYQRSDVDAVVVSTVVPRALHNLQVLSSKYFGSDALVAGRAPLEWGVALDVDEPQNLGADRAVNTIAAHALHAGDLIVIDFGTATTLDVSDFNGAYKGGIIAPGINLSLDALVNAAAKLPRIAIEAPKNNLSVIGRNTVDQMNIGIYWGYLAMIEGLVARMKAEIGRPAKVIATGGLATLFEQHTGVFDAIEPDLAIQGLAIMAERAHIIA; from the coding sequence ATGCTGCTCGCGGTCGATGCGGGGAACACCAACATCGTCTTCGCGCTCGTCGACGGGCGCGAGATCAAGACGCGCTGGCGCATCGCCACCGATCCACGCCGCACCGCGGACGAATATGCCGTGTGGCTGAGCCAGCTGCTCGCGCTCGAAGGGTATCAGCGCAGCGATGTTGACGCGGTGGTCGTCTCCACCGTCGTCCCGCGCGCGCTGCACAATCTGCAGGTGCTCTCGTCGAAATACTTCGGTTCCGACGCATTGGTCGCCGGGCGCGCGCCGCTCGAATGGGGCGTCGCGCTTGACGTCGACGAGCCGCAGAACCTTGGCGCGGATCGTGCGGTGAACACGATCGCGGCGCACGCGCTGCACGCCGGCGACCTGATCGTGATCGACTTCGGCACCGCGACGACGCTCGACGTGTCCGACTTCAACGGCGCCTACAAGGGCGGAATCATCGCGCCGGGCATCAACCTATCGCTCGACGCGCTGGTTAACGCCGCGGCCAAGCTGCCGCGTATCGCGATCGAGGCCCCCAAGAACAACCTGTCGGTGATCGGCCGCAACACCGTGGATCAGATGAACATCGGCATCTACTGGGGCTATCTTGCGATGATCGAGGGGTTGGTCGCGCGGATGAAGGCGGAGATCGGGCGTCCGGCAAAGGTAATCGCCACCGGCGGCCTCGCCACGCTGTTCGAACAGCATACGGGCGTATTCGACGCGATCGAGCCCGATCTGGCGATCCAGGGGCTGGCGATCATGGCCGAGCGCGCCCATATCATCGCATGA
- a CDS encoding ribonuclease J produces MNVNLYGAQGRWVMVDCGVTFADHQYPGIDLVLPDLAFIEERLDTLDGIVITHGHEDHIGALPYLADDLGVPIYATPFTAGLIRHKLEEERIADRIDLRVIEPGKTFRVGPFGFEFVPMSHSIPEANALLIDTPQGRVFHTGDWKLDPDPVIGKPARAEELKAIGDRGIDVLVCDSTNVFNDTASGSESDVRGGLMEAIGKAKGRVLVTTFASNAARLQTLGEVARETGRTLCVTGRSLDRIIKVARSCGYLRDFPATVSPDEAMRLPRDKVLIVATGGQGEPRAALARVAEGQHPIKLDAGDTVVFSSKQIPGNEVAIGRIQNILAGRGVAMVTEKQAHVHVSGHPGRPELEQLYGWLRPRVLVPVHGEMRHLMEQARFGLARGIPRTLVQTDGDLVRLAPGDPAKIGHAPVGRLVLDGDVILPADGGTINERRRLGVNGQISVAFALAQDGRLAGTPQVRLQGIPVEEERDAFIAEAEDAAAEAARGRNRDRNRVREDVRLAVRRCATRWTGKKPVVDVLMIEV; encoded by the coding sequence ATGAACGTCAATCTCTATGGCGCGCAGGGCCGCTGGGTAATGGTCGACTGCGGCGTCACCTTTGCCGATCATCAATATCCCGGCATCGATCTGGTGCTACCCGACCTCGCGTTCATCGAGGAGCGGCTCGATACGCTCGACGGCATCGTGATCACGCACGGGCATGAAGATCATATCGGCGCGCTGCCGTATCTCGCCGACGATCTCGGCGTGCCGATCTATGCGACGCCGTTCACCGCCGGCCTCATCCGCCACAAGCTGGAGGAGGAGCGGATCGCCGACCGCATCGACCTGCGCGTGATCGAACCGGGGAAGACGTTTCGCGTCGGCCCGTTCGGGTTCGAGTTCGTGCCGATGTCGCACTCGATTCCCGAGGCGAACGCGCTTCTCATCGACACACCCCAGGGGCGCGTGTTCCACACCGGCGACTGGAAGCTCGATCCCGATCCGGTGATCGGCAAGCCCGCGCGCGCGGAAGAGCTGAAGGCGATCGGCGATCGCGGCATCGACGTGCTGGTGTGCGATTCGACCAACGTGTTCAACGACACCGCGTCCGGCTCCGAGAGCGACGTGCGCGGCGGGCTGATGGAGGCGATCGGCAAGGCGAAGGGGCGCGTGCTTGTCACCACCTTCGCCTCCAACGCCGCGCGGCTGCAGACACTTGGTGAAGTCGCGCGTGAGACCGGGCGCACCCTGTGCGTCACCGGCCGCTCGCTCGACCGCATCATCAAGGTCGCGCGCAGCTGCGGCTATCTGCGCGACTTCCCGGCGACGGTATCGCCCGACGAGGCGATGCGCCTGCCGCGCGACAAGGTGCTGATCGTCGCCACGGGCGGGCAGGGCGAGCCACGCGCCGCGCTCGCCCGCGTCGCGGAGGGCCAGCATCCGATCAAGCTCGACGCCGGCGATACCGTCGTCTTCTCGTCGAAGCAGATCCCCGGCAACGAGGTGGCGATCGGGCGCATCCAGAACATCCTCGCCGGTCGCGGCGTCGCGATGGTGACGGAGAAGCAGGCGCACGTCCATGTCTCCGGCCACCCCGGTCGGCCCGAGCTCGAGCAGCTCTACGGCTGGCTACGCCCACGCGTCCTCGTGCCCGTCCACGGCGAGATGCGGCATTTGATGGAGCAGGCGCGCTTCGGGCTCGCGCGCGGCATCCCGCGCACGCTGGTGCAAACCGACGGCGATCTGGTGCGCCTCGCGCCCGGTGATCCGGCCAAGATCGGTCACGCGCCCGTCGGTCGCCTCGTCCTCGACGGCGATGTGATCCTGCCGGCGGACGGCGGGACGATCAACGAGCGCCGGCGCCTGGGCGTCAACGGCCAGATCTCGGTTGCGTTCGCACTGGCGCAGGACGGCCGGCTCGCCGGCACGCCGCAAGTGCGGCTGCAAGGCATCCCGGTCGAGGAAGAGCGCGACGCGTTCATCGCCGAAGCTGAGGACGCGGCGGCGGAGGCGGCGCGCGGCCGCAATCGCGATCGTAATCGCGTACGCGAGGACGTGCGTCTCGCGGTGCGCCGCTGCGCGACGCGCTGGACCGGCAAGAAGCCGGTCGTCGACGTCCTGATGATCGAGGTGTGA